The stretch of DNA TTCTCTTCCTCTGCCAAATGTAAGCATCAATGCTTTGTACTTGAAGCACGCATCAATAGATATGGATACACATACACCTTGTCTCATTCCTGAGCCATCATGCAACAGTATCAGCATTTGTAATCGTGTTCAAAAAATCAGAATAGTGTAGCTTATTTTGCTCAGTAGGTTGGGCATGGCAGCTGTTCTCACCGCAATAAAGTTTGTTTACCTTGAAGTTTATGTTCATGTAGATCAAGTGGATATGTCCCACAGCAGCAACCCGTCCTGTCGCTGCTTTTGGTGGATTCCCTTGCACTGCATGTGAGTTTCTTTCATGGAACTTATCAAAGAACTGCTCTACATACTCTGAACTCTGAAACATGATAGTATTACTGTTTCTCTGAATTCTGAAGCCTGAAAAATGTTTGATCACTATTTTCGGGAATGAAACAGGGTTTGATGTTGAGGACACATCAATAGATGGCAGAGATGACATTGAGGGACTGGATGCTTCAGCTGCACACATTGCAAACCTGCTGTCATCTGAGCCATCTGATGGTACTAATCCCAGGATCATATCATCTAATCCTTGAAGAAGAAAAAAACGCTAGGCCTCATAATATTGTTTTTCTGATTGCTAGACCATGAGTCCATAAGTAGTAAACATATTTACATAGTTGGATGAAACAATTGCTCTCTATTTTTCATTCCATTAATGTTCAGAACACGTGAGTGCAGTGAAGCTTGGGATTGGTGGTTTCAGCATGGGCGCCACCGTTGCACTCCACTCCGTAGCATGCTATGCTCATGGAAAATTCACAAGCGGCATTCCTTATCCAATCACACTCAATGCAGTCATCAGTTTGAGTGGCTGGCTCCCTTGCTCAAGGTTTAACCTTGCAGAGATCATATTTGTCAAGCATTTGCTACTGTATTTCATCTATCCCTGAATCCTATTGTTCTTGGTATTTCTTTTAGGACCCTGAGGAGCAAGATGGAGAGCTCACACATTGCTACAAGAAGAGCTGCCTCCTTGCACATCCTGCTTTGTCATGGAAGAGGTAACAATGATGTTGATTTAAGTAACCCAAAAATTCGCATATTACTGACTAACATgttctaagttttgtgttcttGCAGTGGATGAGGTTGTCACCTACAGGAACGGTGAGAGGTCAGCTGAGATTCTGAGGTCCTCAGGATTCTCAAATCTGATTTTCAAGCCCTACAATGGGTACAGTTCCGCAAACACTACACCTGAGAAATCCAAACTTCTCCCTCTGCAGAGATCCATTAACTAAGTTCTTATGATGCAGGTTGGGCCACTATACCATCCCTGAAGAAATGGACGATCTCTGGAAGTGGCTCAGCTCAACACTTGGCCTCAACCGATCTCGCTAAAAGAAGAGTATTTCCGTATGCGCGATGTCTTTGGTAATAGCACATATTTGAGTGTTTGACAAAACAGAGGGAGGTTTGGTTTGATAGCTTGtaatagttcatactctcttACTCTCCAGTGCTCTCTTCAATATGGGTTTTGTCGTCATTGTCCTAATTTAGTGGTATGATTTGCCGTGTGACTGGCAAGGAGTGACTATATGTAATCTAGTGCTTGTCTGATCTTGATGATAATAAAAAGGGAATGCCGTTGAGGCATCGGATCCATGAAACCACATTTTGCATTACTTAAATGCTCTCACCAGTGCAGAACTCTTAGTTTCACGACATCAAAAGCTTCCTGAACAGAAATTGAAAAGCTTGGCAGGACTATTGGTCCGAGTACATTTAAGACCCAAACAAAGTATTCAGGCAGTATGGATTGTAACCCTAGGTGACAACTGTGACTACCAATGTTAACATGTCGTGAAGCAGATATGTTCGACCAAGTGCTAGGTCCACCGAAGTCATTGAGGATTACCAATCCCATCGTTGTGGATGCTGAGGTCTGAAAGGTCACGAAGGAAGAAACTATCCCTGTGCTTTGAGATCTCATTACATGGAATACTGAAACCTGAGGGAGTTAGTGTTTACAGGTGCAAATTGCCCTCAGAGTGGTGAAGTATCATGCTTTGTCGATCAGTGCACAATGGAGCATATTGTCAGGCTCTCTCTCAAACGAGTTAGGTAAAAGAATCAACATATGTTGAAATCTGAAATTTCTCTTGACAAAGCATGGTACTGAAGTGTGACAGAGTTGAAACTTACCCAGATTCTTGGGCATTTGCCTGGATGAGAACTCGAATCATCCTCAGATCGCGCAGGTGTTTGTgttgcctcctcaacaataggGACCTTGGAAGCTAAAGCTCTGGGTCAGCTCGAAGTGCTCCTCCATATAAGGTTCTGCGGTGTTCACTGTTCCTGCAGCCATGGCACTTGCAGTTTTCCGAACAACACGAGCGATGGCTGCACACGATGCACAAACAACCACCGTCCACCAGTTGTCCTCTATTCACTGTAGCCGGTAGCGATTCAGCGAGCTGCCAATCTGCCGCCCATGACCCAACGACCTCCCTCCAAGCCTGCATACCCGTATGTATCAGACAACTCTCCATCGACATCCTCTTAATTCTTACCTGACCTTGATGGCCACGATGTGCAGTGACAGTAAACGTGGAGGAGGAAGGATCGAGAAAAAGGGAGGAACTGAGGAGGGAGGCCCATTGTCACCTTGTATAGATTAAAAAAAGGGAAGGTTCGCCGGAGCTGCCTGCCCCTCTGTTGCTCATACGATCTCAAGATGCACCCCAAAAGGTGTTGACTAAAACAAGCGTGGCAGTGTGGCTCGCACAACAATCTGTTTAGGTTGAGTACCAACTCTAGTGCATCGCCATAACAACCAAGTAAGATCGATCGTATGGTGATTTTATTCGACCGTCCTCTCACTTCCACACAATATCTCCCTGTGTTTTTGTTTGTATATAAACTTAAAAATTAATACCACAAGCACCAGTGGTCTAGTGGTAGAATAGTACCCTGCCACGGTACAGACCCGGGTTCGATTCCCGGCTGGTGCATTATCCGTTTTTTTATTGGACTTTCTTGTTTACCATTTTTGCTTCATTCACTGGACCCGTAGGCTGATGAAATGGGCCGTAACGAGTAGGCCCGGGAAGTCCAAATCGACACGAACGAGAAACACAAGATAAGGTCATCCGCCCCACTTGGCCAGTCCACTCGCTACCGGCTGCTCGTCCTCTCGTGGtcttcgtcgccggcgacggTGCGAGGCCGTGAAGCCATGGCCGCCGTCACCGTCCACTATGCCAGCAGGTAACGCCCCACCTCGGTTGCCATTTTTGTTGGATTTGTTCTACAAATGTGTTTTAGGCTTCAGAGTGTTTGCATGGGAAATGCTGTGCTCGAATCGACCGGCATTAGCTGCGCGCGGTACCAGGTGGGGAATAGGTTTAGCAAGGTACTGCGGGAAGGGGAGGATGGAGTGCACGGGGGAGAGCTCGAATCCCTGGCCGTGGGGGGTGTGCGTGGCGTCTCCATGACCGCCGCTCGAGGGGGTCTCGCTGCTCCCGTGGAGGCGTTGGATTGTGTACCAGGTGTGGAATGCGGTTAGGTTATGGT from Panicum hallii strain FIL2 chromosome 3, PHallii_v3.1, whole genome shotgun sequence encodes:
- the LOC112886259 gene encoding acyl-protein thioesterase 1 homolog 1-like, which produces MSYYGSSSAGGRSGRRVDYGRTYVVRPKGRHLATIVWLHGLGDNGASWSQLLDSLPLPNIKWICPTAATRPVAAFGGFPCTAWFDVEDTSIDGRDDIEGLDASAAHIANLLSSEPSDVKLGIGGFSMGATVALHSVACYAHGKFTSGIPYPITLNAVISLSGWLPCSRTLRSKMESSHIATRRAASLHILLCHGRVDEVVTYRNGERSAEILRSSGFSNLIFKPYNGLGHYTIPEEMDDLWKWLSSTLGLNRSR